A window of the Narcine bancroftii isolate sNarBan1 chromosome 4, sNarBan1.hap1, whole genome shotgun sequence genome harbors these coding sequences:
- the hlx1 gene encoding H2.0-like homeobox protein isoform X1: MYTAGLAPYYPSNFSLWSAYCSNGLLDSVKKPSFCIADILHLSDTENMPAAPPPLPGSSAIVAHMNGLHSMQPPGSPLRPTPVAPEQIGGFAQRPSPASSYHRAPAICTSSSPRIQLAAGSVQQLPAPSSKDLKFGIDRILSGDTDFKMKECSTLRDLTSLMGPGRRSGLHLSVQSSANQFFASLDPGLGEPPSVLNSRSSNQQHYQDSFPAGPYAVLTKDTMPQTYKRKRSWSRAVFSNLQRKGLEKRFEIQKYVTKPDRKQLAAMLGLTDAQVKVWFQNRRMKWRHSKEAQAQKEKEKEDLEKPPSLEEEQRERENQSDSEKSDSESTDIIEKDIEVDADHKATVIRSGLVPLSTAVPKQNASPVRSAPASPSQILL; this comes from the exons ATGTACACCGCAGGACTAGCTCCATATTACCCCAGTAATTTCAGCCTCTGGTCCGCCTACTGCTCGAATGGTTTATTGGATTCGGTGAAGAAACCTTCCTTTTGCATCGCGGACATTCTGCATCTGAGCGACACCGAGAACATGCCAGCAGCCCCGCCGCCTCTGCCAGGATCATCGGCCATCGTGGCTCACATGAACGGCCTCCACAGCATGCAGCCCCCGGGCTCCCCTCTGCGCCCCACGCCCGTCGCCCCAGAGCAGATCGGTGGCTTCGCGCAGAGACCTTCGCCGGCTTCCTCCTACCATCGGGCCCCGGCCATCTGTACTTCTTCATCGCCCCGGATCCAGTTGGCAGCTGGCTCGGTGCAGCAGCTTCCCGCGCCCTCCAGTAAGGACCTTAAGTTCGGCATTGACCGCATCTTGTCGGGCGATACAGACTTTAAAATGAAGGAGTGCAGCACTTTACGAG ACCTCACCTCTCTCATGGGCCCAGGTCGCCGCTCTGGACTCCACCTCTCCGTGCAGAGTTCCGCCAACCAGTTCTTTGCGTCGCTGGACCCTGGACTTGGTGAGCCTCCCTCAGTTTTGAACTCCAGAAGCTCGAACCAGCAACATTATCAGGATTCTTTTCCAG CAGGGCCTTACGCAGTTCTAACAAAAGACACAATGCCCCAGACGTACAAACGGAAACGATCTTGGTCCAGAGCGGTGTTCTCTAATCTGCAGCGAAAGGGACTCGAGAAGAGATTTGAGATTCAGAAATATGTGACTAAACCTGACCGGAAGCAGCTGGCGGCGATGCTGGGATTGACAGATGCACAG GTAAAAGTATGGTTTCAAAACAGGCGGATGAAGTGGAGACATTCGAAAGAAGCTCAAgcacagaaggagaaggagaaggaagaCCTAGAGAAACCTCCATCTCTGGAAGAAGAACAGCGAGAGAGGGAGAACCAGAGTGACAGTGAGAAAAGTGACTCGGAATCGACTGACATTATCGAGAAGGACATCGAAGTGGATGCGGATCACAAGGCCACGGTCATCAGATCAGGTCTCGTCCCTTTAAGTACTGCCGTCCCCAAACAAAACGCCTCACCAGTACGAAGTGCTCCAGCATCTCCGTCGCAAATTTTGCTATAA
- the hlx1 gene encoding H2.0-like homeobox protein isoform X3, with protein sequence MYTAGLAPYYPSNFSLWSAYCSNGLLDSVKKPSFCIADILHLSDTENMPAAPPPLPGSSAIVAHMNGLHSMQPPGSPLRPTPVAPEQIGGFAQRPSPASSYHRAPAICTSSSPRIQLAAGSVQQLPAPSSKDLKFGIDRILSGDTDFKMKECSTLRDLTSLMGPGRRSGLHLSVQSSANQFFASLDPGLAGPYAVLTKDTMPQTYKRKRSWSRAVFSNLQRKGLEKRFEIQKYVTKPDRKQLAAMLGLTDAQVKVWFQNRRMKWRHSKEAQAQKEKEKEDLEKPPSLEEEQRERENQSDSEKSDSESTDIIEKDIEVDADHKATVIRSGLVPLSTAVPKQNASPVRSAPASPSQILL encoded by the exons ATGTACACCGCAGGACTAGCTCCATATTACCCCAGTAATTTCAGCCTCTGGTCCGCCTACTGCTCGAATGGTTTATTGGATTCGGTGAAGAAACCTTCCTTTTGCATCGCGGACATTCTGCATCTGAGCGACACCGAGAACATGCCAGCAGCCCCGCCGCCTCTGCCAGGATCATCGGCCATCGTGGCTCACATGAACGGCCTCCACAGCATGCAGCCCCCGGGCTCCCCTCTGCGCCCCACGCCCGTCGCCCCAGAGCAGATCGGTGGCTTCGCGCAGAGACCTTCGCCGGCTTCCTCCTACCATCGGGCCCCGGCCATCTGTACTTCTTCATCGCCCCGGATCCAGTTGGCAGCTGGCTCGGTGCAGCAGCTTCCCGCGCCCTCCAGTAAGGACCTTAAGTTCGGCATTGACCGCATCTTGTCGGGCGATACAGACTTTAAAATGAAGGAGTGCAGCACTTTACGAG ACCTCACCTCTCTCATGGGCCCAGGTCGCCGCTCTGGACTCCACCTCTCCGTGCAGAGTTCCGCCAACCAGTTCTTTGCGTCGCTGGACCCTGGACTTG CAGGGCCTTACGCAGTTCTAACAAAAGACACAATGCCCCAGACGTACAAACGGAAACGATCTTGGTCCAGAGCGGTGTTCTCTAATCTGCAGCGAAAGGGACTCGAGAAGAGATTTGAGATTCAGAAATATGTGACTAAACCTGACCGGAAGCAGCTGGCGGCGATGCTGGGATTGACAGATGCACAG GTAAAAGTATGGTTTCAAAACAGGCGGATGAAGTGGAGACATTCGAAAGAAGCTCAAgcacagaaggagaaggagaaggaagaCCTAGAGAAACCTCCATCTCTGGAAGAAGAACAGCGAGAGAGGGAGAACCAGAGTGACAGTGAGAAAAGTGACTCGGAATCGACTGACATTATCGAGAAGGACATCGAAGTGGATGCGGATCACAAGGCCACGGTCATCAGATCAGGTCTCGTCCCTTTAAGTACTGCCGTCCCCAAACAAAACGCCTCACCAGTACGAAGTGCTCCAGCATCTCCGTCGCAAATTTTGCTATAA
- the hlx1 gene encoding H2.0-like homeobox protein isoform X5 translates to MYTAGLAPYYPSNFSLWSAYCSNGLLDSVKKPSFCIADILHLSDTENMPAAPPPLPGSSAIVAHMNGLHSMQPPGSPLRPTPVAPEQIGGFAQRPSPASSYHRAPAICTSSSPRIQLAAGSVQQLPAPSSKDLKFGIDRILSGDTDFKMKECSTLRAGPYAVLTKDTMPQTYKRKRSWSRAVFSNLQRKGLEKRFEIQKYVTKPDRKQLAAMLGLTDAQVKVWFQNRRMKWRHSKEAQAQKEKEKEDLEKPPSLEEEQRERENQSDSEKSDSESTDIIEKDIEVDADHKATVIRSGLVPLSTAVPKQNASPVRSAPASPSQILL, encoded by the exons ATGTACACCGCAGGACTAGCTCCATATTACCCCAGTAATTTCAGCCTCTGGTCCGCCTACTGCTCGAATGGTTTATTGGATTCGGTGAAGAAACCTTCCTTTTGCATCGCGGACATTCTGCATCTGAGCGACACCGAGAACATGCCAGCAGCCCCGCCGCCTCTGCCAGGATCATCGGCCATCGTGGCTCACATGAACGGCCTCCACAGCATGCAGCCCCCGGGCTCCCCTCTGCGCCCCACGCCCGTCGCCCCAGAGCAGATCGGTGGCTTCGCGCAGAGACCTTCGCCGGCTTCCTCCTACCATCGGGCCCCGGCCATCTGTACTTCTTCATCGCCCCGGATCCAGTTGGCAGCTGGCTCGGTGCAGCAGCTTCCCGCGCCCTCCAGTAAGGACCTTAAGTTCGGCATTGACCGCATCTTGTCGGGCGATACAGACTTTAAAATGAAGGAGTGCAGCACTTTACGAG CAGGGCCTTACGCAGTTCTAACAAAAGACACAATGCCCCAGACGTACAAACGGAAACGATCTTGGTCCAGAGCGGTGTTCTCTAATCTGCAGCGAAAGGGACTCGAGAAGAGATTTGAGATTCAGAAATATGTGACTAAACCTGACCGGAAGCAGCTGGCGGCGATGCTGGGATTGACAGATGCACAG GTAAAAGTATGGTTTCAAAACAGGCGGATGAAGTGGAGACATTCGAAAGAAGCTCAAgcacagaaggagaaggagaaggaagaCCTAGAGAAACCTCCATCTCTGGAAGAAGAACAGCGAGAGAGGGAGAACCAGAGTGACAGTGAGAAAAGTGACTCGGAATCGACTGACATTATCGAGAAGGACATCGAAGTGGATGCGGATCACAAGGCCACGGTCATCAGATCAGGTCTCGTCCCTTTAAGTACTGCCGTCCCCAAACAAAACGCCTCACCAGTACGAAGTGCTCCAGCATCTCCGTCGCAAATTTTGCTATAA
- the hlx1 gene encoding H2.0-like homeobox protein isoform X2, with protein sequence MYTAGLAPYYPSNFSLWSAYCSNGLLDSVKKPSFCIADILHLSDTENMPAAPPPLPGSSAIVAHMNGLHSMQPPGSPLRPTPVAPEQIGGFAQRPSPASSYHRAPAICTSSSPRIQLAAGSVQQLPAPSSKDLKFGIDRILSGDTDFKMKECSTLRDLTSLMGPGRRSGLHLSVQSSANQFFASLDPGLGEPPSVLNSRSSNQQHYQDSFPGPYAVLTKDTMPQTYKRKRSWSRAVFSNLQRKGLEKRFEIQKYVTKPDRKQLAAMLGLTDAQVKVWFQNRRMKWRHSKEAQAQKEKEKEDLEKPPSLEEEQRERENQSDSEKSDSESTDIIEKDIEVDADHKATVIRSGLVPLSTAVPKQNASPVRSAPASPSQILL encoded by the exons ATGTACACCGCAGGACTAGCTCCATATTACCCCAGTAATTTCAGCCTCTGGTCCGCCTACTGCTCGAATGGTTTATTGGATTCGGTGAAGAAACCTTCCTTTTGCATCGCGGACATTCTGCATCTGAGCGACACCGAGAACATGCCAGCAGCCCCGCCGCCTCTGCCAGGATCATCGGCCATCGTGGCTCACATGAACGGCCTCCACAGCATGCAGCCCCCGGGCTCCCCTCTGCGCCCCACGCCCGTCGCCCCAGAGCAGATCGGTGGCTTCGCGCAGAGACCTTCGCCGGCTTCCTCCTACCATCGGGCCCCGGCCATCTGTACTTCTTCATCGCCCCGGATCCAGTTGGCAGCTGGCTCGGTGCAGCAGCTTCCCGCGCCCTCCAGTAAGGACCTTAAGTTCGGCATTGACCGCATCTTGTCGGGCGATACAGACTTTAAAATGAAGGAGTGCAGCACTTTACGAG ACCTCACCTCTCTCATGGGCCCAGGTCGCCGCTCTGGACTCCACCTCTCCGTGCAGAGTTCCGCCAACCAGTTCTTTGCGTCGCTGGACCCTGGACTTGGTGAGCCTCCCTCAGTTTTGAACTCCAGAAGCTCGAACCAGCAACATTATCAGGATTCTTTTCCAG GGCCTTACGCAGTTCTAACAAAAGACACAATGCCCCAGACGTACAAACGGAAACGATCTTGGTCCAGAGCGGTGTTCTCTAATCTGCAGCGAAAGGGACTCGAGAAGAGATTTGAGATTCAGAAATATGTGACTAAACCTGACCGGAAGCAGCTGGCGGCGATGCTGGGATTGACAGATGCACAG GTAAAAGTATGGTTTCAAAACAGGCGGATGAAGTGGAGACATTCGAAAGAAGCTCAAgcacagaaggagaaggagaaggaagaCCTAGAGAAACCTCCATCTCTGGAAGAAGAACAGCGAGAGAGGGAGAACCAGAGTGACAGTGAGAAAAGTGACTCGGAATCGACTGACATTATCGAGAAGGACATCGAAGTGGATGCGGATCACAAGGCCACGGTCATCAGATCAGGTCTCGTCCCTTTAAGTACTGCCGTCCCCAAACAAAACGCCTCACCAGTACGAAGTGCTCCAGCATCTCCGTCGCAAATTTTGCTATAA
- the hlx1 gene encoding H2.0-like homeobox protein isoform X4, which produces MYTAGLAPYYPSNFSLWSAYCSNGLLDSVKKPSFCIADILHLSDTENMPAAPPPLPGSSAIVAHMNGLHSMQPPGSPLRPTPVAPEQIGGFAQRPSPASSYHRAPAICTSSSPRIQLAAGSVQQLPAPSSKDLKFGIDRILSGDTDFKMKECSTLRDLTSLMGPGRRSGLHLSVQSSANQFFASLDPGLGPYAVLTKDTMPQTYKRKRSWSRAVFSNLQRKGLEKRFEIQKYVTKPDRKQLAAMLGLTDAQVKVWFQNRRMKWRHSKEAQAQKEKEKEDLEKPPSLEEEQRERENQSDSEKSDSESTDIIEKDIEVDADHKATVIRSGLVPLSTAVPKQNASPVRSAPASPSQILL; this is translated from the exons ATGTACACCGCAGGACTAGCTCCATATTACCCCAGTAATTTCAGCCTCTGGTCCGCCTACTGCTCGAATGGTTTATTGGATTCGGTGAAGAAACCTTCCTTTTGCATCGCGGACATTCTGCATCTGAGCGACACCGAGAACATGCCAGCAGCCCCGCCGCCTCTGCCAGGATCATCGGCCATCGTGGCTCACATGAACGGCCTCCACAGCATGCAGCCCCCGGGCTCCCCTCTGCGCCCCACGCCCGTCGCCCCAGAGCAGATCGGTGGCTTCGCGCAGAGACCTTCGCCGGCTTCCTCCTACCATCGGGCCCCGGCCATCTGTACTTCTTCATCGCCCCGGATCCAGTTGGCAGCTGGCTCGGTGCAGCAGCTTCCCGCGCCCTCCAGTAAGGACCTTAAGTTCGGCATTGACCGCATCTTGTCGGGCGATACAGACTTTAAAATGAAGGAGTGCAGCACTTTACGAG ACCTCACCTCTCTCATGGGCCCAGGTCGCCGCTCTGGACTCCACCTCTCCGTGCAGAGTTCCGCCAACCAGTTCTTTGCGTCGCTGGACCCTGGACTTG GGCCTTACGCAGTTCTAACAAAAGACACAATGCCCCAGACGTACAAACGGAAACGATCTTGGTCCAGAGCGGTGTTCTCTAATCTGCAGCGAAAGGGACTCGAGAAGAGATTTGAGATTCAGAAATATGTGACTAAACCTGACCGGAAGCAGCTGGCGGCGATGCTGGGATTGACAGATGCACAG GTAAAAGTATGGTTTCAAAACAGGCGGATGAAGTGGAGACATTCGAAAGAAGCTCAAgcacagaaggagaaggagaaggaagaCCTAGAGAAACCTCCATCTCTGGAAGAAGAACAGCGAGAGAGGGAGAACCAGAGTGACAGTGAGAAAAGTGACTCGGAATCGACTGACATTATCGAGAAGGACATCGAAGTGGATGCGGATCACAAGGCCACGGTCATCAGATCAGGTCTCGTCCCTTTAAGTACTGCCGTCCCCAAACAAAACGCCTCACCAGTACGAAGTGCTCCAGCATCTCCGTCGCAAATTTTGCTATAA
- the hlx1 gene encoding H2.0-like homeobox protein isoform X6, with protein sequence MYTAGLAPYYPSNFSLWSAYCSNGLLDSVKKPSFCIADILHLSDTENMPAAPPPLPGSSAIVAHMNGLHSMQPPGSPLRPTPVAPEQIGGFAQRPSPASSYHRAPAICTSSSPRIQLAAGSVQQLPAPSSKDLKFGIDRILSGDTDFKMKECSTLRGPYAVLTKDTMPQTYKRKRSWSRAVFSNLQRKGLEKRFEIQKYVTKPDRKQLAAMLGLTDAQVKVWFQNRRMKWRHSKEAQAQKEKEKEDLEKPPSLEEEQRERENQSDSEKSDSESTDIIEKDIEVDADHKATVIRSGLVPLSTAVPKQNASPVRSAPASPSQILL encoded by the exons ATGTACACCGCAGGACTAGCTCCATATTACCCCAGTAATTTCAGCCTCTGGTCCGCCTACTGCTCGAATGGTTTATTGGATTCGGTGAAGAAACCTTCCTTTTGCATCGCGGACATTCTGCATCTGAGCGACACCGAGAACATGCCAGCAGCCCCGCCGCCTCTGCCAGGATCATCGGCCATCGTGGCTCACATGAACGGCCTCCACAGCATGCAGCCCCCGGGCTCCCCTCTGCGCCCCACGCCCGTCGCCCCAGAGCAGATCGGTGGCTTCGCGCAGAGACCTTCGCCGGCTTCCTCCTACCATCGGGCCCCGGCCATCTGTACTTCTTCATCGCCCCGGATCCAGTTGGCAGCTGGCTCGGTGCAGCAGCTTCCCGCGCCCTCCAGTAAGGACCTTAAGTTCGGCATTGACCGCATCTTGTCGGGCGATACAGACTTTAAAATGAAGGAGTGCAGCACTTTACGAG GGCCTTACGCAGTTCTAACAAAAGACACAATGCCCCAGACGTACAAACGGAAACGATCTTGGTCCAGAGCGGTGTTCTCTAATCTGCAGCGAAAGGGACTCGAGAAGAGATTTGAGATTCAGAAATATGTGACTAAACCTGACCGGAAGCAGCTGGCGGCGATGCTGGGATTGACAGATGCACAG GTAAAAGTATGGTTTCAAAACAGGCGGATGAAGTGGAGACATTCGAAAGAAGCTCAAgcacagaaggagaaggagaaggaagaCCTAGAGAAACCTCCATCTCTGGAAGAAGAACAGCGAGAGAGGGAGAACCAGAGTGACAGTGAGAAAAGTGACTCGGAATCGACTGACATTATCGAGAAGGACATCGAAGTGGATGCGGATCACAAGGCCACGGTCATCAGATCAGGTCTCGTCCCTTTAAGTACTGCCGTCCCCAAACAAAACGCCTCACCAGTACGAAGTGCTCCAGCATCTCCGTCGCAAATTTTGCTATAA